A genomic segment from Spinacia oleracea cultivar Varoflay chromosome 3, BTI_SOV_V1, whole genome shotgun sequence encodes:
- the LOC110797494 gene encoding two-component response regulator-like APRR5 isoform X4: MGEVVVSSEDELEIMEIVKEEELKKKKDFKEGSSSTMARLENVLPKLGLRILLVEDDDSTRQLIAALLRKCSYKVAAVADGLKAWEILKARPHNIDLILTEAELPSISGYALLTLIREHEICKNIPVIMMSTHDSIGMVYKCMLKGAADFLVKPIRINELKNLWQHVWRRQSLNREGLGPQDESVAQEKLEATAENNSTSDHSSSSKTCTLGQELINKKGSDAQSSCGNPDLDDESTDMAEVEDYSQPKQGISPDSELILQKHSNFGNSSHNLRTSESAVAGSDTAACNSNNAINEEQRRSPREDVNICTEANDNTDVHPNFSREAIDLIGSLDSNSRHNACANDGGDRSEPCQQLDLTLRRFFPGTLENKSGNENQMLNHSNASAFTRYVNKPSQMSNSNPTSVVTLKDYRVNSGDLLSDNTKNSMSPYDRKVISLPTSLAKEVENEYRTASEKLFPMGGRQVDVSPMTSVSPSPSSANQQQTNSYHQFSIDMINGIHHYHVIDQSTKPSSNQPMSMQQDQTKQDSLEERAHFSSAADQSTSGSLHNDTGAGTGHLNCGISEGGNDQSHVTQLTSQRSLQREAALNKFRLKRKERCYEKKVRYESRKKLAEQRPRVKGQFVRQVPPDPPPQMSDNSGGISTAN, translated from the exons ATGGGGGAAGTAGTGGTAAGTAGTGAAGATGAATTGGAAATAATGGAAATTGtgaaagaagaagaattgaagaaaAAGAAGGATTTTAAAGAAGGTTCTAGTTCAACAATGGCAAGATTGGAGAATGTTCTACCAAAATTGGGTCTTAGAATATTATTGGTTGAAGATGATGATTCAACTAGACAACTTATTGCTGCCCTTCTTAGAAAATGCAGCTATAAAG TTGCTGCAGTTGCTGATGGTCTGAAAGCTTGGGAAATATTGAAGGCAAGACCTCATAACATAGACCTCATATTGACAGAAGCCGAATTGCCATCCATTTCTGGATATGCTCTTCTAACCTTGATTAGAGAACACGAAATCTGCAAGAACATCCCAGTTATAA TGATGTCCACACACGATTCGATTGGGATGGTCTACAAATGTATGTTGAAAGGGGCGGCCGACTTTCTTGTAAAACCGATTAGGATAAACGAGCTGAAAAACTTATGGCAACATGTTTGGAGAAGGCAATCT TTGAATCGAGAAGGTCTTGGTCCACAGGATGAGAGTGTAGCACAGGAAAAACTCGAAGCCACGGCTGAAAACAATTCTACAAGTGATCATTCGAGCAGCTCGAAAACTTGTACTCTAGGGCAAGAGCTTATTAACAAAAAAGGAAGTGATGCACAG AGCTCTTGTGGAAACCCTGACTTAGATGATGAGAGCACAGACATGGCTGAAGTGGAAGATTATTCACAGCCAAAGCAGGGGATTTCTCCTGATTCAGAATTGATACTACAGAAACACAGCAACTTTGGCAATTCAAGTCATAATTTACGCACTTCTGAAAGTGCTGTTGCAG GATCAGACACTGCTGCCTGCAATAGCAACAATGCGATCAATGAAGAACAACGAAGAAGTCCTAGGGAGGATGTGAACATATGTACAGAAGCTAATGACAATACGGATGTTCACCCCAACTTTTCAAGAGAAGCCATTGATTTGATAGGATCTTTAGATAGCAACTCCAGACACAATGCGTGTGCAAATGATGGAGGTGACAGATCAGAGCCTTGTCAACAATTGGATTTGACTTTGAGGAGATTCTTTCCCGGCACTCTTGAAAATAAGAGTGGCAATGAAAATCAAATGCTCAATCATTCCAATGCATCAGCTTTTACTCG GTATGTAAACAAGCCATCACAAATGTCAAATTCGAACCCAACTTCTGTTGTTACTCTTAAAGACTACAGAGTCAATTCTGGTGATCTTTTATCTGACAATACCAAAAACTCTATGTCTCCATATGATAGAAAGGTGATATCCCTCCCAACAAGTCTTgcaaaagaagtagaaaacgaGTACAGAACTGCTTCAGAAAAACTATTTCCAATGGGAGGGAGACAAGTAGATGTTTCTCCTATGACATCAGTTTCACCTAGTCCAAGTTCTGCTAACCAGCAGCAAACGAATTCTTACCATCAATTCAGCATTGATATGATTAATGGTATACACCATTACCATGTTATCGATCAAAGTACTAAACCATCCTCCAATCAACCAATGAGTATGCAGCAGGATCAGACTAAGCAGGACTCTTTAGAGGAGCGTGCTCATTTCTCTTCTGCTGCTGATCAAAGTACGAGTGGCTCTTTGCATAATGACACAGGCGCAGGAACTGGGCATCTTAATTGTGGAATTTCCGAGGGTGGGAATGATCAAAGTCATGTTACTCAATTGACTAGCCAAAGATCTTTGCAAAGGGAAGCAGCCCTTAATAAGTTCCGgttgaagagaaaggaaagatGCTATGAGAAGAAG GTTCGTTATGAAAGCAGGAAAAAGCTTGCAGAGCAACGACCACGAGTAAAAGGGCAGTTTGTACGACAGGTGCCTCCAGATCCTCCACCGCAGATGTCTGACAATTCCGGTGGCATTTCAACTGCCAATTAG
- the LOC110796624 gene encoding uncharacterized protein has product MAGSSSRKTPEQNRSVVIGKTIQKEGGVNPEVSFSFEINSKPAGRFTVQLFNINKHFMELVEKGKYKGSSIKKKGDKDKIYGVRFNVKDVDNIKSRRILSSHEGESGVGGGVVFMTNESSIIISSSRNGSIKLGEEHEAVGRIIRDYNSIQQIIEVLDSKQPKSVTIRDCFKLSKG; this is encoded by the exons ATGGCGGGAAGCAGCTCCAGAAAAACTCCCGAACAAAATAGAAGCGTCGTCATAGGAAAAACAATTCAGAAAGAAG gtGGTGTAAACCCTGAAGTGAGTTTCTCTTTCGAAATCAACTCGAAACCAGCAGGGCGTTTCACGGTGCAACTATTCAACATCAacaaacatttcatggaattggTCGAAAAAGGAAAATACAAGGGCTCTAGTATTAAAAAGAAAGGTGATAAGGATAAGATTTATGGAGTCAGGTTCAACGTCAAAGACGTAGATAACATCAAGTCGAGGAGGATATTATCTAGCCACGAGGGTGAATCGGGTGTGGGTGGTGGTGTCGTGTTCATGACCAACGAGTCGTCGATCATCATAAGCTCCTCCAGAAACGGGTCGATTAAGTTGGGTGAGGAACATGAGGCTGTTGGGCGTATCATTAGAGATTATAATAGTATCCAACAAATTATCGAGGTGCTTGATTCTAAGCAACCTAAATCAGTGACAATTAGGGATTGTTTTAAACTTAGTAAGGGTTGA
- the LOC110797494 gene encoding two-component response regulator-like APRR5 isoform X2, protein MGEVVVSSEDELEIMEIVKEEELKKKKDFKEGSSSTMARLENVLPKLGLRILLVEDDDSTRQLIAALLRKCSYKVAAVADGLKAWEILKARPHNIDLILTEAELPSISGYALLTLIREHEICKNIPVIMMSTHDSIGMVYKCMLKGAADFLVKPIRINELKNLWQHVWRRQSLNREGLGPQDESVAQEKLEATAENNSTSDHSSSSKTCTLGQELINKKGSDAQVRNLFLSSCGNPDLDDESTDMAEVEDYSQPKQGISPDSELILQKHSNFGNSSHNLRTSESAVAGSDTAACNSNNAINEEQRRSPREDVNICTEANDNTDVHPNFSREAIDLIGSLDSNSRHNACANDGGDRSEPCQQLDLTLRRFFPGTLENKSGNENQMLNHSNASAFTRYVNKPSQMSNSNPTSVVTLKDYRVNSGDLLSDNTKNSMSPYDRKVISLPTSLAKEVENEYRTASEKLFPMGGRQVDVSPMTSVSPSPSSANQQQTNSYHQFSIDMINGIHHYHVIDQSTKPSSNQPMSMQQDQTKQDSLEERAHFSSAADQSTSGSLHNDTGAGTGHLNCGISEGGNDQSHVTQLTSQRSLQREAALNKFRLKRKERCYEKKVRYESRKKLAEQRPRVKGQFVRQVPPDPPPQMSDNSGGISTAN, encoded by the exons ATGGGGGAAGTAGTGGTAAGTAGTGAAGATGAATTGGAAATAATGGAAATTGtgaaagaagaagaattgaagaaaAAGAAGGATTTTAAAGAAGGTTCTAGTTCAACAATGGCAAGATTGGAGAATGTTCTACCAAAATTGGGTCTTAGAATATTATTGGTTGAAGATGATGATTCAACTAGACAACTTATTGCTGCCCTTCTTAGAAAATGCAGCTATAAAG TTGCTGCAGTTGCTGATGGTCTGAAAGCTTGGGAAATATTGAAGGCAAGACCTCATAACATAGACCTCATATTGACAGAAGCCGAATTGCCATCCATTTCTGGATATGCTCTTCTAACCTTGATTAGAGAACACGAAATCTGCAAGAACATCCCAGTTATAA TGATGTCCACACACGATTCGATTGGGATGGTCTACAAATGTATGTTGAAAGGGGCGGCCGACTTTCTTGTAAAACCGATTAGGATAAACGAGCTGAAAAACTTATGGCAACATGTTTGGAGAAGGCAATCT TTGAATCGAGAAGGTCTTGGTCCACAGGATGAGAGTGTAGCACAGGAAAAACTCGAAGCCACGGCTGAAAACAATTCTACAAGTGATCATTCGAGCAGCTCGAAAACTTGTACTCTAGGGCAAGAGCTTATTAACAAAAAAGGAAGTGATGCACAGGTTAGGAACCTTTTCCTT AGCTCTTGTGGAAACCCTGACTTAGATGATGAGAGCACAGACATGGCTGAAGTGGAAGATTATTCACAGCCAAAGCAGGGGATTTCTCCTGATTCAGAATTGATACTACAGAAACACAGCAACTTTGGCAATTCAAGTCATAATTTACGCACTTCTGAAAGTGCTGTTGCAG GATCAGACACTGCTGCCTGCAATAGCAACAATGCGATCAATGAAGAACAACGAAGAAGTCCTAGGGAGGATGTGAACATATGTACAGAAGCTAATGACAATACGGATGTTCACCCCAACTTTTCAAGAGAAGCCATTGATTTGATAGGATCTTTAGATAGCAACTCCAGACACAATGCGTGTGCAAATGATGGAGGTGACAGATCAGAGCCTTGTCAACAATTGGATTTGACTTTGAGGAGATTCTTTCCCGGCACTCTTGAAAATAAGAGTGGCAATGAAAATCAAATGCTCAATCATTCCAATGCATCAGCTTTTACTCG GTATGTAAACAAGCCATCACAAATGTCAAATTCGAACCCAACTTCTGTTGTTACTCTTAAAGACTACAGAGTCAATTCTGGTGATCTTTTATCTGACAATACCAAAAACTCTATGTCTCCATATGATAGAAAGGTGATATCCCTCCCAACAAGTCTTgcaaaagaagtagaaaacgaGTACAGAACTGCTTCAGAAAAACTATTTCCAATGGGAGGGAGACAAGTAGATGTTTCTCCTATGACATCAGTTTCACCTAGTCCAAGTTCTGCTAACCAGCAGCAAACGAATTCTTACCATCAATTCAGCATTGATATGATTAATGGTATACACCATTACCATGTTATCGATCAAAGTACTAAACCATCCTCCAATCAACCAATGAGTATGCAGCAGGATCAGACTAAGCAGGACTCTTTAGAGGAGCGTGCTCATTTCTCTTCTGCTGCTGATCAAAGTACGAGTGGCTCTTTGCATAATGACACAGGCGCAGGAACTGGGCATCTTAATTGTGGAATTTCCGAGGGTGGGAATGATCAAAGTCATGTTACTCAATTGACTAGCCAAAGATCTTTGCAAAGGGAAGCAGCCCTTAATAAGTTCCGgttgaagagaaaggaaagatGCTATGAGAAGAAG GTTCGTTATGAAAGCAGGAAAAAGCTTGCAGAGCAACGACCACGAGTAAAAGGGCAGTTTGTACGACAGGTGCCTCCAGATCCTCCACCGCAGATGTCTGACAATTCCGGTGGCATTTCAACTGCCAATTAG
- the LOC110797494 gene encoding two-component response regulator-like APRR5 isoform X1 has translation MGEVVVSSEDELEIMEIVKEEELKKKKDFKEGSSSTMARLENVLPKLGLRILLVEDDDSTRQLIAALLRKCSYKVAAVADGLKAWEILKARPHNIDLILTEAELPSISGYALLTLIREHEICKNIPVIMMSTHDSIGMVYKCMLKGAADFLVKPIRINELKNLWQHVWRRQSQLNREGLGPQDESVAQEKLEATAENNSTSDHSSSSKTCTLGQELINKKGSDAQVRNLFLSSCGNPDLDDESTDMAEVEDYSQPKQGISPDSELILQKHSNFGNSSHNLRTSESAVAGSDTAACNSNNAINEEQRRSPREDVNICTEANDNTDVHPNFSREAIDLIGSLDSNSRHNACANDGGDRSEPCQQLDLTLRRFFPGTLENKSGNENQMLNHSNASAFTRYVNKPSQMSNSNPTSVVTLKDYRVNSGDLLSDNTKNSMSPYDRKVISLPTSLAKEVENEYRTASEKLFPMGGRQVDVSPMTSVSPSPSSANQQQTNSYHQFSIDMINGIHHYHVIDQSTKPSSNQPMSMQQDQTKQDSLEERAHFSSAADQSTSGSLHNDTGAGTGHLNCGISEGGNDQSHVTQLTSQRSLQREAALNKFRLKRKERCYEKKVRYESRKKLAEQRPRVKGQFVRQVPPDPPPQMSDNSGGISTAN, from the exons ATGGGGGAAGTAGTGGTAAGTAGTGAAGATGAATTGGAAATAATGGAAATTGtgaaagaagaagaattgaagaaaAAGAAGGATTTTAAAGAAGGTTCTAGTTCAACAATGGCAAGATTGGAGAATGTTCTACCAAAATTGGGTCTTAGAATATTATTGGTTGAAGATGATGATTCAACTAGACAACTTATTGCTGCCCTTCTTAGAAAATGCAGCTATAAAG TTGCTGCAGTTGCTGATGGTCTGAAAGCTTGGGAAATATTGAAGGCAAGACCTCATAACATAGACCTCATATTGACAGAAGCCGAATTGCCATCCATTTCTGGATATGCTCTTCTAACCTTGATTAGAGAACACGAAATCTGCAAGAACATCCCAGTTATAA TGATGTCCACACACGATTCGATTGGGATGGTCTACAAATGTATGTTGAAAGGGGCGGCCGACTTTCTTGTAAAACCGATTAGGATAAACGAGCTGAAAAACTTATGGCAACATGTTTGGAGAAGGCAATCT CAGTTGAATCGAGAAGGTCTTGGTCCACAGGATGAGAGTGTAGCACAGGAAAAACTCGAAGCCACGGCTGAAAACAATTCTACAAGTGATCATTCGAGCAGCTCGAAAACTTGTACTCTAGGGCAAGAGCTTATTAACAAAAAAGGAAGTGATGCACAGGTTAGGAACCTTTTCCTT AGCTCTTGTGGAAACCCTGACTTAGATGATGAGAGCACAGACATGGCTGAAGTGGAAGATTATTCACAGCCAAAGCAGGGGATTTCTCCTGATTCAGAATTGATACTACAGAAACACAGCAACTTTGGCAATTCAAGTCATAATTTACGCACTTCTGAAAGTGCTGTTGCAG GATCAGACACTGCTGCCTGCAATAGCAACAATGCGATCAATGAAGAACAACGAAGAAGTCCTAGGGAGGATGTGAACATATGTACAGAAGCTAATGACAATACGGATGTTCACCCCAACTTTTCAAGAGAAGCCATTGATTTGATAGGATCTTTAGATAGCAACTCCAGACACAATGCGTGTGCAAATGATGGAGGTGACAGATCAGAGCCTTGTCAACAATTGGATTTGACTTTGAGGAGATTCTTTCCCGGCACTCTTGAAAATAAGAGTGGCAATGAAAATCAAATGCTCAATCATTCCAATGCATCAGCTTTTACTCG GTATGTAAACAAGCCATCACAAATGTCAAATTCGAACCCAACTTCTGTTGTTACTCTTAAAGACTACAGAGTCAATTCTGGTGATCTTTTATCTGACAATACCAAAAACTCTATGTCTCCATATGATAGAAAGGTGATATCCCTCCCAACAAGTCTTgcaaaagaagtagaaaacgaGTACAGAACTGCTTCAGAAAAACTATTTCCAATGGGAGGGAGACAAGTAGATGTTTCTCCTATGACATCAGTTTCACCTAGTCCAAGTTCTGCTAACCAGCAGCAAACGAATTCTTACCATCAATTCAGCATTGATATGATTAATGGTATACACCATTACCATGTTATCGATCAAAGTACTAAACCATCCTCCAATCAACCAATGAGTATGCAGCAGGATCAGACTAAGCAGGACTCTTTAGAGGAGCGTGCTCATTTCTCTTCTGCTGCTGATCAAAGTACGAGTGGCTCTTTGCATAATGACACAGGCGCAGGAACTGGGCATCTTAATTGTGGAATTTCCGAGGGTGGGAATGATCAAAGTCATGTTACTCAATTGACTAGCCAAAGATCTTTGCAAAGGGAAGCAGCCCTTAATAAGTTCCGgttgaagagaaaggaaagatGCTATGAGAAGAAG GTTCGTTATGAAAGCAGGAAAAAGCTTGCAGAGCAACGACCACGAGTAAAAGGGCAGTTTGTACGACAGGTGCCTCCAGATCCTCCACCGCAGATGTCTGACAATTCCGGTGGCATTTCAACTGCCAATTAG
- the LOC110797494 gene encoding two-component response regulator-like APRR5 isoform X3 produces MGEVVVSSEDELEIMEIVKEEELKKKKDFKEGSSSTMARLENVLPKLGLRILLVEDDDSTRQLIAALLRKCSYKVAAVADGLKAWEILKARPHNIDLILTEAELPSISGYALLTLIREHEICKNIPVIMMSTHDSIGMVYKCMLKGAADFLVKPIRINELKNLWQHVWRRQSQLNREGLGPQDESVAQEKLEATAENNSTSDHSSSSKTCTLGQELINKKGSDAQSSCGNPDLDDESTDMAEVEDYSQPKQGISPDSELILQKHSNFGNSSHNLRTSESAVAGSDTAACNSNNAINEEQRRSPREDVNICTEANDNTDVHPNFSREAIDLIGSLDSNSRHNACANDGGDRSEPCQQLDLTLRRFFPGTLENKSGNENQMLNHSNASAFTRYVNKPSQMSNSNPTSVVTLKDYRVNSGDLLSDNTKNSMSPYDRKVISLPTSLAKEVENEYRTASEKLFPMGGRQVDVSPMTSVSPSPSSANQQQTNSYHQFSIDMINGIHHYHVIDQSTKPSSNQPMSMQQDQTKQDSLEERAHFSSAADQSTSGSLHNDTGAGTGHLNCGISEGGNDQSHVTQLTSQRSLQREAALNKFRLKRKERCYEKKVRYESRKKLAEQRPRVKGQFVRQVPPDPPPQMSDNSGGISTAN; encoded by the exons ATGGGGGAAGTAGTGGTAAGTAGTGAAGATGAATTGGAAATAATGGAAATTGtgaaagaagaagaattgaagaaaAAGAAGGATTTTAAAGAAGGTTCTAGTTCAACAATGGCAAGATTGGAGAATGTTCTACCAAAATTGGGTCTTAGAATATTATTGGTTGAAGATGATGATTCAACTAGACAACTTATTGCTGCCCTTCTTAGAAAATGCAGCTATAAAG TTGCTGCAGTTGCTGATGGTCTGAAAGCTTGGGAAATATTGAAGGCAAGACCTCATAACATAGACCTCATATTGACAGAAGCCGAATTGCCATCCATTTCTGGATATGCTCTTCTAACCTTGATTAGAGAACACGAAATCTGCAAGAACATCCCAGTTATAA TGATGTCCACACACGATTCGATTGGGATGGTCTACAAATGTATGTTGAAAGGGGCGGCCGACTTTCTTGTAAAACCGATTAGGATAAACGAGCTGAAAAACTTATGGCAACATGTTTGGAGAAGGCAATCT CAGTTGAATCGAGAAGGTCTTGGTCCACAGGATGAGAGTGTAGCACAGGAAAAACTCGAAGCCACGGCTGAAAACAATTCTACAAGTGATCATTCGAGCAGCTCGAAAACTTGTACTCTAGGGCAAGAGCTTATTAACAAAAAAGGAAGTGATGCACAG AGCTCTTGTGGAAACCCTGACTTAGATGATGAGAGCACAGACATGGCTGAAGTGGAAGATTATTCACAGCCAAAGCAGGGGATTTCTCCTGATTCAGAATTGATACTACAGAAACACAGCAACTTTGGCAATTCAAGTCATAATTTACGCACTTCTGAAAGTGCTGTTGCAG GATCAGACACTGCTGCCTGCAATAGCAACAATGCGATCAATGAAGAACAACGAAGAAGTCCTAGGGAGGATGTGAACATATGTACAGAAGCTAATGACAATACGGATGTTCACCCCAACTTTTCAAGAGAAGCCATTGATTTGATAGGATCTTTAGATAGCAACTCCAGACACAATGCGTGTGCAAATGATGGAGGTGACAGATCAGAGCCTTGTCAACAATTGGATTTGACTTTGAGGAGATTCTTTCCCGGCACTCTTGAAAATAAGAGTGGCAATGAAAATCAAATGCTCAATCATTCCAATGCATCAGCTTTTACTCG GTATGTAAACAAGCCATCACAAATGTCAAATTCGAACCCAACTTCTGTTGTTACTCTTAAAGACTACAGAGTCAATTCTGGTGATCTTTTATCTGACAATACCAAAAACTCTATGTCTCCATATGATAGAAAGGTGATATCCCTCCCAACAAGTCTTgcaaaagaagtagaaaacgaGTACAGAACTGCTTCAGAAAAACTATTTCCAATGGGAGGGAGACAAGTAGATGTTTCTCCTATGACATCAGTTTCACCTAGTCCAAGTTCTGCTAACCAGCAGCAAACGAATTCTTACCATCAATTCAGCATTGATATGATTAATGGTATACACCATTACCATGTTATCGATCAAAGTACTAAACCATCCTCCAATCAACCAATGAGTATGCAGCAGGATCAGACTAAGCAGGACTCTTTAGAGGAGCGTGCTCATTTCTCTTCTGCTGCTGATCAAAGTACGAGTGGCTCTTTGCATAATGACACAGGCGCAGGAACTGGGCATCTTAATTGTGGAATTTCCGAGGGTGGGAATGATCAAAGTCATGTTACTCAATTGACTAGCCAAAGATCTTTGCAAAGGGAAGCAGCCCTTAATAAGTTCCGgttgaagagaaaggaaagatGCTATGAGAAGAAG GTTCGTTATGAAAGCAGGAAAAAGCTTGCAGAGCAACGACCACGAGTAAAAGGGCAGTTTGTACGACAGGTGCCTCCAGATCCTCCACCGCAGATGTCTGACAATTCCGGTGGCATTTCAACTGCCAATTAG